From the genome of Geminocystis herdmanii PCC 6308, one region includes:
- the psbC gene encoding photosystem II reaction center protein CP43, with protein sequence MVTLSNPMGGRDLESTGFAWWSGNARLINLSGKLLGAHVAHAGLIVFWAGAMTLFETAHFIPEKPMYEQGFILLPHVATLGWGVGAGGEVTDIFPFFVVGVLHLISSAVLGLGGLYHALRGPETLEEYSSFFGYDWKDKNQMTNIIGYHLILLGIGALLLVFKAMFFGGVYDTWAPGGGDVRVITNPTLNPAIIFGYLIKAPFGGEGWIVSVNNMEDIIGGHIWVGLTCIFGGIWHILTRPFGWVRRAFIWSGEAYLSYSLGALSLMGFIASTMVWYNNTAYPSEFYGPTGAEASQAQALTYLIRDQRLGANVGSAQGPTGLGKYLMRSPTGEIIFGGETMRFWDFRGPWLEPLRGPNGLDLDKVRNDIQPWQVRRAAEYMTHAPLGSLNSVGGVITDVNAFNYVSPRAWLATSHFTLGFFFLVGHLWHAGRARAAAGGFEKGIDRENEPTLAMPDID encoded by the coding sequence GTGGTAACGCTCTCTAATCCTATGGGTGGACGTGACTTAGAATCTACCGGTTTTGCATGGTGGTCTGGTAATGCTAGACTTATCAACCTTTCTGGTAAATTATTGGGTGCTCACGTTGCTCACGCAGGTCTAATTGTTTTCTGGGCAGGTGCAATGACTTTGTTTGAAACTGCTCACTTCATTCCCGAAAAGCCTATGTATGAACAAGGCTTTATCCTTTTACCTCACGTTGCCACTTTAGGCTGGGGTGTGGGTGCTGGTGGTGAAGTAACTGATATTTTCCCCTTCTTCGTAGTAGGTGTTCTTCACCTTATTTCCTCCGCCGTTCTAGGTTTAGGCGGTCTTTATCATGCTTTGCGTGGTCCTGAAACCTTAGAAGAATATTCTAGTTTCTTTGGCTATGATTGGAAAGATAAAAACCAAATGACCAATATTATTGGTTATCACTTAATCCTTCTCGGAATTGGTGCTTTATTACTCGTATTCAAAGCCATGTTTTTTGGCGGTGTTTATGATACTTGGGCTCCCGGTGGTGGTGATGTTCGTGTTATTACTAATCCTACTCTTAATCCTGCCATTATCTTTGGTTATTTAATCAAAGCTCCTTTTGGTGGCGAAGGTTGGATTGTTAGTGTTAATAACATGGAAGACATTATCGGCGGTCATATCTGGGTTGGTTTAACCTGTATTTTCGGTGGAATTTGGCACATCTTAACTAGACCTTTTGGTTGGGTTCGTCGTGCTTTCATCTGGTCTGGTGAGGCTTATCTTTCTTATAGTTTAGGTGCTTTATCCTTAATGGGATTCATCGCTTCTACTATGGTATGGTACAACAACACCGCTTATCCTAGTGAATTTTACGGTCCTACAGGTGCTGAAGCCTCTCAGGCTCAAGCCTTAACCTATTTGATTCGTGACCAAAGATTAGGTGCTAACGTTGGTTCTGCTCAAGGTCCTACTGGTTTAGGTAAATACTTAATGCGCTCTCCTACTGGTGAAATCATCTTCGGTGGTGAAACCATGCGCTTCTGGGATTTCCGTGGTCCTTGGTTAGAGCCTCTCCGTGGTCCTAATGGTTTAGATTTAGATAAAGTCAGAAATGATATTCAGCCTTGGCAAGTACGTCGTGCTGCTGAATACATGACTCATGCTCCTCTTGGTTCTTTGAACTCTGTTGGTGGTGTTATCACTGACGTAAATGCTTTTAACTATGTATCTCCTCGTGCATGGTTAGCAACTTCTCACTTCACTTTAGGTTTCTTCTTCTTAGTTGGTCATTTATGGCACGCTGGACGCGCTCGTGCGGCTGCTGGTGGTTTTGAGAAAGGGATCGATCGTGAAAATGAGCCTACTTTAGCAATGCCTGATATTGACTAA
- the psbD gene encoding photosystem II D2 protein (photosystem q(a) protein) has translation MTIAVGRAPERGWFDALDDWLKRDRFVFVGWSGILLFPCAYLALGGWLTGTTFVTSWYTHGLASSYLEGANFLTVAVSSPADVFGHSLLFLWGPEAQGSLTRWFQIGGLWPFVALHGAFALIGFMLRQFEISRLVGIRPYNAIAFSGPIAVFVSVFLMYPLGQSSWFFAPSFGVAGIFRFILFLQGFHNWTLNPFHMMGVAGILGGALLCAIHGATVENTLFQDGEQANTFRAFEPTQAEETYSMVTANRFWSQIFGIAFSNKRWLHFFMLFVPVTGLWMSSIGIVGLAFNLRAYDFVSQELRAAEDPEFETFYTKNILLNEGLRAWMAPQDQPHEKFEFPEEVLPRGNAL, from the coding sequence ATGACCATTGCAGTCGGCAGAGCGCCGGAAAGAGGGTGGTTTGATGCCCTTGATGACTGGCTTAAAAGAGACCGATTTGTCTTCGTTGGTTGGTCTGGTATCCTTTTATTCCCTTGCGCCTACTTGGCGTTGGGGGGTTGGTTAACTGGTACTACCTTCGTTACTTCTTGGTACACCCATGGTTTAGCCAGTTCCTATCTTGAAGGTGCTAACTTCTTAACTGTAGCTGTATCCTCCCCTGCGGATGTTTTTGGACATTCCTTACTATTTTTGTGGGGTCCTGAAGCTCAAGGTAGCTTAACTCGTTGGTTTCAAATCGGTGGTTTATGGCCTTTCGTAGCATTACACGGAGCTTTTGCTTTAATTGGCTTCATGTTACGTCAATTTGAGATTTCTCGTCTTGTAGGGATTCGTCCTTATAATGCGATCGCATTCTCTGGTCCGATCGCTGTATTTGTAAGCGTGTTCTTAATGTACCCTTTAGGACAATCTAGCTGGTTCTTTGCCCCCTCCTTCGGAGTAGCGGGAATCTTCCGTTTTATTTTGTTCTTACAAGGTTTCCATAACTGGACTCTCAACCCCTTCCACATGATGGGTGTTGCGGGAATTTTAGGGGGTGCTTTACTCTGTGCTATTCATGGTGCAACAGTAGAAAACACCTTATTCCAAGATGGTGAACAAGCTAACACTTTCCGTGCGTTTGAACCTACCCAAGCTGAAGAAACCTATTCTATGGTGACAGCTAACCGTTTCTGGTCTCAAATTTTCGGTATCGCTTTCTCTAACAAACGTTGGTTACACTTCTTTATGTTGTTTGTACCCGTCACTGGTTTGTGGATGAGTTCGATCGGTATTGTTGGTTTAGCCTTCAATCTCCGCGCTTATGACTTCGTATCTCAGGAGTTAAGAGCGGCTGAAGACCCTGAATTTGAAACATTTTATACCAAAAACATCCTATTAAACGAAGGGTTGCGCGCATGGATGGCGCCTCAAGATCAACCCCACGAAAAATTTGAATTCCCTGAGGAGGTACTTCCACGTGGTAACGCTCTCTAA
- a CDS encoding radical SAM protein, giving the protein MNQKIISPRKKKSIWQLAKEGIIDGGPSMCQFAITSACNAKCGFCNFAVDKMPIEQRQYVTLEEAKQAAEILYKNGVYFIIYVGGEPMLHPNLTEIITHASSIGMAPMLVTNASLLTKERIEELATTGLASVIISIDATEIEKHEENRGLRGVCQRIKTANEYFKKYNISTTASVTMSRLIDDYSQLPSFLESLGFDSVTFSYPLTTLASSYLGYADSNLVDYTKEELLDRFEAVKALKKQFHVVNPTASIEDMERHLKGETEKFGCLGGWKFFYLDWFLNLYRCHNWAEPMCHITEFDGSQRIRDNCTACMMDCYRDSSVMQHIAVSVSDGVQALKRGNIKQAFTHWFNHNNLISVRSVLEDAKWLKNL; this is encoded by the coding sequence ATGAATCAAAAAATTATCTCCCCACGGAAAAAGAAAAGTATCTGGCAGTTGGCAAAAGAAGGTATTATTGATGGTGGACCTAGTATGTGTCAATTTGCTATTACTAGTGCTTGTAATGCTAAGTGCGGATTTTGTAACTTTGCAGTGGATAAAATGCCGATCGAGCAACGCCAATATGTTACTTTAGAGGAAGCAAAACAAGCCGCCGAAATTCTCTACAAAAACGGGGTTTACTTTATTATTTATGTGGGAGGTGAACCAATGTTACACCCTAACTTGACGGAAATTATCACCCATGCTTCCAGTATTGGTATGGCGCCGATGTTAGTCACCAACGCTTCACTGTTAACGAAAGAAAGAATTGAGGAGTTAGCTACAACGGGATTAGCTAGTGTTATTATATCGATCGACGCTACAGAAATAGAAAAACACGAGGAAAATAGAGGTTTAAGGGGTGTTTGTCAACGCATTAAAACCGCTAACGAATATTTTAAAAAGTACAATATCAGCACCACCGCTTCCGTCACCATGTCAAGATTGATTGATGATTATAGTCAACTTCCCTCTTTTTTAGAGTCTTTAGGCTTTGATAGCGTTACTTTTTCCTATCCTTTAACAACTCTTGCATCCTCTTACTTAGGTTATGCTGACTCTAATTTAGTGGATTATACCAAAGAAGAATTGCTCGATCGATTTGAGGCGGTGAAAGCCTTAAAAAAACAGTTTCATGTGGTTAACCCTACCGCATCCATTGAAGATATGGAGAGACACTTAAAAGGAGAAACCGAGAAATTTGGTTGTTTGGGGGGTTGGAAATTCTTTTATTTAGATTGGTTTTTAAATCTTTATCGTTGTCATAATTGGGCTGAACCGATGTGTCATATCACTGAATTTGATGGTTCACAAAGGATTAGGGATAATTGTACAGCTTGTATGATGGATTGTTACCGAGATTCGAGCGTGATGCAACATATTGCGGTTTCTGTCAGTGATGGAGTCCAAGCCTTAAAACGAGGTAATATTAAACAAGCCTTTACCCATTGGTTTAACCATAATAATCTAATTTCCGTTCGATCGGTTCTCGAAGATGCAAAATGGTTAAAAAATTTATAA
- a CDS encoding UDP-glucuronic acid decarboxylase family protein, producing MRILVTGGAGFVGSHLVDRLMEQGHEVLCLDNFYTGTKNNIQQWFNHPRFELIRHDITEPIRLEVDQIYHLACPASPIHYQFNPVKTIKVNVMGTLNMLGLAKRVKARFLLASTSEVYGDPDVHPQPEEYRGNVNCIGIRSCYDEGKRVAETLAFDYYREHKTEIRVARIFNTYGARMLEQDGRVVSNFIAQAIRGIPLTIYGDGSQTRSFCYVSDLVAGLMALMNNDYVGPVNLGNPGEYTILELAQTIQEMINPDAELVYKPLPEDDPKQRQPDITKAKHYLNWQPTIPLKDGLESTIEDFRKRIII from the coding sequence ATGAGAATTTTAGTTACAGGTGGTGCTGGTTTTGTAGGCTCTCATTTGGTCGATCGACTTATGGAGCAAGGACATGAAGTATTATGTTTAGATAACTTTTACACGGGTACAAAAAATAATATTCAACAATGGTTTAATCATCCTCGTTTTGAGTTAATTCGTCACGATATTACTGAACCGATTAGATTAGAAGTAGATCAAATTTATCATTTGGCTTGTCCTGCTTCCCCCATTCATTATCAATTTAACCCCGTCAAAACCATCAAGGTTAATGTTATGGGTACATTGAATATGTTAGGATTAGCGAAACGAGTTAAGGCTAGATTTTTGTTAGCTTCCACGTCTGAAGTATATGGCGATCCAGACGTACATCCTCAACCTGAAGAATATCGAGGTAATGTAAATTGTATTGGTATTCGTAGTTGTTACGATGAAGGTAAACGAGTAGCGGAAACCCTAGCTTTTGACTATTATAGAGAACATAAGACAGAAATTAGGGTGGCTCGAATTTTCAACACCTACGGAGCTAGAATGTTAGAACAAGATGGTAGGGTAGTAAGTAATTTTATTGCCCAAGCCATTAGGGGTATTCCTCTAACTATTTATGGTGATGGCTCACAAACTCGCAGTTTCTGCTATGTTTCTGACTTGGTAGCGGGTTTAATGGCTTTGATGAATAATGATTATGTTGGTCCTGTAAATTTAGGTAATCCGGGGGAATATACTATTTTAGAGTTAGCGCAAACTATCCAAGAAATGATTAACCCTGATGCTGAATTAGTCTATAAACCTTTACCTGAAGATGATCCTAAACAAAGACAACCTGATATTACAAAAGCCAAACATTACTTAAATTGGCAACCGACTATTCCTTTAAAGGATGGTTTAGAAAGTACGATCGAGGATTTTCGTAAACGTATTATAATTTAA
- a CDS encoding DUF3326 domain-containing protein, with protein MIKKPYSTVLIIPTGIGASIGGYAGDALPVARSFSQVCDRVITHPNVMNGANLYWQCENIDYVEGYALDKFASGEWGLESVRQNKIGLILDKGIETELRYRHLQVADAVRATLGINIQDYIITDRALNVELRTADSGASWGTIGNPDSLLRSAETLIREKKVNALAVVARFPDDTDSKALEDYRHGNGVDVLAGAEAVISHLLVREFQIPCAHAPALSPLPLDINISARSSAEELGYTFLSCVLVGLSKAPQFTFQRNPYSLWAEDINSLVIPYSACGGSAVLSFSGLNTTIIAVEDNETVLNIPPEVLGIKAIRVKSYLEALGLIVLDRSGIRHDALNKGETRINQIKN; from the coding sequence ATGATCAAAAAACCTTACTCTACCGTTTTAATTATTCCCACTGGTATTGGTGCATCTATTGGGGGTTATGCAGGGGATGCTTTACCCGTAGCACGATCGTTCTCCCAAGTGTGCGATCGAGTGATTACCCATCCCAACGTCATGAATGGAGCAAATTTATATTGGCAATGTGAAAATATAGACTATGTGGAGGGTTACGCCTTAGACAAATTCGCATCAGGAGAATGGGGTTTAGAATCCGTCAGACAAAACAAAATCGGCTTAATTTTAGACAAAGGTATCGAAACCGAATTGCGATATAGACATCTACAAGTAGCAGACGCAGTAAGGGCAACTTTAGGCATCAATATTCAAGATTATATTATCACCGATCGAGCCTTAAATGTGGAATTGAGAACCGCCGATAGCGGTGCAAGTTGGGGTACAATTGGCAATCCTGACAGTTTGCTACGAAGTGCTGAAACATTAATCAGAGAAAAAAAAGTAAACGCCTTAGCCGTAGTCGCAAGATTTCCTGATGATACCGATAGTAAAGCCTTAGAAGATTATCGTCATGGCAACGGTGTTGATGTTTTAGCTGGTGCAGAAGCCGTTATCTCTCATCTGTTAGTCAGGGAATTTCAGATACCTTGCGCCCACGCCCCTGCTTTATCCCCTTTACCCTTAGATATTAATATATCAGCTCGATCGAGCGCCGAAGAATTAGGATACACTTTTTTATCCTGCGTGTTAGTGGGATTAAGCAAAGCGCCTCAATTTACCTTCCAACGAAACCCTTATAGTCTTTGGGCAGAAGATATAAATAGTTTAGTCATTCCGTATAGTGCCTGTGGCGGTAGTGCCGTGTTGAGTTTTAGTGGTTTAAATACAACGATTATCGCCGTAGAAGATAACGAAACCGTCTTAAACATTCCCCCTGAAGTTTTAGGCATTAAGGCAATACGAGTCAAATCTTACCTCGAAGCATTAGGCTTAATTGTACTCGATCGATCGGGCATCCGTCACGATGCACTAAATAAGGGAGAAACACGAATTAATCAAATTAAGAATTAA
- a CDS encoding GH116 family glycosyl hydrolase, which yields MLKIELPKIPSYAWQCDIGKIWENPYKVRYESNLDDGANHGMPLGGFGSGCIGRGVNGDFNLWHIDGGNHIFKALSACQFSVFEQVEGETPQVYAMSTTPPEDGSLSSWTWYPQGKGTYSALYPRSWFDYQGVFKSHIICEQFSPIWGGSYQEASYPVAMFDWSIHNPTDKDITISIMFSWQNSVGWFTNAIKSPTVKVRDDGSPEYEYQPRWGDSTGNLNQWIQDNFRVGCLFDRIRMNDEPKEGEGQFAIASVTNPTLEVFYHSRWNPKGDGSELWDYFAMNGSLPDYQDETPAEPGEQIAGAMAIRFTVKAGKTKKIPFVLAWDFPVTEFAEGINYYRRYTDFFGRNGKNAWAIIRTALKHSDMWQNRISEWQKPILTRSNLPDWLKMALFNELYLLADGGSLWTAATENDPVGQFGVLECIDYRWYESLDVRLYGSFSMILLWPRLDKSILEAFSHAISHSDDTPRIIGYNRASAIRKAKGATPHDLGAPNEHPWEKTNYTSYQDCNLWKDLGCDFVLQVYRDYLFTGSKDQDFLWECWASIVETLHYVKGFDLDGDGIPENSGAPDQTFDDWRLQGISAYCGGLWIVALEAGIAIGKILMANPPMNPNLQPDDFPEGIRSSIEVFADWLQKSRAIYHQTLWNGEYYRLDSESGSDVVMADQLSGQFYAQILGLPDVVESEYVRSTLNKVYDACFLKFHEGKFGIANGLKPDGKPVKENDTHPLEVWTGINYGIVAFMILNGMKEEGLKVAETVVKQVYENGLQFRTPEAITAVGTFRASHYLRAMAIWAIYHVLS from the coding sequence ATGCTTAAAATCGAATTACCTAAAATTCCCTCCTATGCTTGGCAGTGTGACATCGGCAAAATTTGGGAAAACCCTTATAAAGTGCGTTATGAGAGTAACTTAGATGATGGTGCAAATCATGGAATGCCTTTAGGGGGATTTGGTAGCGGTTGCATCGGTAGAGGAGTTAACGGTGATTTTAACCTCTGGCATATTGACGGCGGTAATCATATTTTCAAGGCTTTATCCGCTTGTCAGTTTAGCGTTTTTGAGCAGGTGGAAGGAGAAACTCCCCAAGTTTATGCTATGAGTACAACTCCTCCTGAAGATGGTAGTTTATCTAGTTGGACATGGTATCCTCAAGGTAAAGGCACTTATTCGGCGTTATATCCTCGTAGTTGGTTTGACTATCAAGGAGTGTTTAAGTCTCATATTATTTGTGAGCAATTTTCCCCTATCTGGGGAGGAAGTTACCAAGAGGCGAGTTACCCCGTGGCGATGTTTGATTGGAGTATTCATAATCCCACGGATAAGGATATTACTATTAGCATCATGTTTTCGTGGCAAAATAGCGTTGGTTGGTTTACTAATGCTATTAAAAGCCCTACGGTAAAGGTTAGGGATGATGGAAGCCCTGAGTATGAATATCAACCCCGTTGGGGGGATAGCACAGGCAATCTTAATCAGTGGATTCAAGATAATTTTCGGGTGGGTTGTCTGTTCGATCGAATACGCATGAATGACGAACCGAAGGAAGGAGAAGGACAATTTGCCATTGCTAGTGTGACGAATCCAACTTTAGAGGTGTTTTACCATAGCCGTTGGAATCCCAAAGGAGACGGTAGTGAGTTATGGGATTATTTTGCTATGAATGGTTCACTCCCAGATTACCAAGATGAGACACCTGCCGAACCGGGGGAGCAAATTGCGGGGGCGATGGCGATTAGATTTACGGTTAAAGCAGGAAAAACGAAAAAAATTCCCTTTGTTTTGGCTTGGGATTTCCCCGTAACAGAATTTGCGGAAGGAATCAACTATTATCGCCGTTATACGGACTTTTTCGGAAGAAATGGCAAAAATGCTTGGGCAATAATACGAACCGCTTTAAAACATAGCGATATGTGGCAAAATCGCATTTCTGAGTGGCAAAAACCAATTTTAACTCGATCGAACCTACCCGATTGGCTTAAAATGGCATTGTTTAACGAATTGTACTTATTAGCGGATGGTGGTAGTTTATGGACAGCCGCCACAGAAAATGATCCCGTAGGACAGTTCGGTGTGCTAGAATGTATTGATTATCGTTGGTATGAAAGTTTAGATGTAAGGTTATATGGTTCATTTTCCATGATCCTTTTATGGCCTCGTTTAGATAAATCGATTTTAGAGGCTTTTAGTCATGCCATTTCCCATAGTGACGATACTCCTCGTATTATCGGTTATAATCGTGCTAGTGCCATTAGAAAGGCAAAAGGGGCAACTCCTCACGACTTAGGCGCACCGAATGAACATCCTTGGGAAAAAACCAACTATACTAGCTATCAAGATTGTAACTTATGGAAAGACTTAGGCTGTGATTTTGTTTTGCAAGTCTATCGAGATTATCTGTTTACGGGGAGTAAAGATCAAGATTTTTTGTGGGAATGTTGGGCTAGTATTGTAGAAACCCTCCATTATGTTAAGGGTTTTGATTTGGATGGTGATGGTATCCCCGAAAATTCGGGTGCGCCAGATCAAACTTTTGATGATTGGCGGTTACAGGGTATTAGTGCCTATTGTGGCGGTTTATGGATTGTGGCGCTGGAGGCTGGTATTGCCATTGGTAAAATCTTAATGGCTAACCCCCCCATGAATCCTAATTTACAACCTGATGACTTCCCCGAAGGCATTAGAAGTTCGATCGAAGTGTTTGCAGATTGGCTACAAAAATCTAGGGCAATTTATCATCAAACTTTATGGAATGGGGAATATTATCGCTTAGATAGTGAAAGTGGTTCGGATGTAGTTATGGCGGATCAACTTTCTGGACAATTTTATGCACAAATATTAGGATTACCTGATGTGGTAGAATCTGAGTATGTTCGATCGACCTTAAACAAAGTTTATGATGCTTGTTTTCTCAAATTCCATGAAGGAAAATTTGGTATTGCCAACGGCTTAAAACCAGACGGAAAACCAGTAAAAGAAAATGATACTCACCCTTTGGAAGTGTGGACTGGTATTAATTATGGTATTGTGGCATTTATGATACTTAACGGCATGAAAGAAGAAGGCTTAAAGGTAGCGGAAACGGTAGTTAAACAAGTCTATGAAAATGGCTTACAATTCCGCACTCCCGAAGCTATAACCGCCGTCGGCACATTTCGAGCTAGTCATTATCTACGAGCTATGGCAATATGGGCAATATATCATGTGCTTAGTTAG
- a CDS encoding LysR family transcriptional regulator: MSDIPFSLDQLRILKAIADEGSFKRAADSLFVSQPAISLQIQNLEKQLAVPLFDRGGRKAQLTEAGNLLLAYGEKIITLCQETCRAIEDLQNLQGGTLIVGASQTTGTYLLPRMIGLFHQKYPYVSVQLQVHSTRRTSWAVANGQVDLAIIGGEVPSELQDVLEIIPYAQDELALIIPPNHPFAEQETIAKDDLYSLNYITLDSQSTIRKVLDQVLSRCEINTGELKVEMELNSIEAIKNAVQSGLGASFVSVTAIEKELKMGIIHRAHIEGVEIQRTLSVIVNSNRYRSKAAEAFIKEILPQFSSENYMLSLEQLSKKDKTFLDKSVEIVNDE, from the coding sequence ATGTCAGATATTCCTTTCTCTCTTGATCAATTACGCATTTTAAAAGCTATTGCTGACGAAGGTAGTTTTAAACGAGCGGCGGATAGTTTATTTGTATCTCAACCTGCTATTAGTTTACAAATCCAAAACCTCGAAAAACAATTAGCTGTACCTTTATTTGACAGGGGAGGAAGAAAAGCACAACTAACAGAAGCAGGTAATTTACTTCTTGCCTACGGGGAAAAAATTATCACTCTTTGTCAGGAAACTTGTCGTGCGATCGAAGACTTACAGAATCTTCAAGGGGGTACTTTAATTGTGGGAGCTTCTCAAACTACTGGTACTTATTTACTACCGAGAATGATTGGCTTGTTTCATCAAAAATACCCTTATGTTAGTGTACAATTGCAGGTACATTCTACCCGTCGCACATCTTGGGCTGTAGCAAATGGGCAAGTTGACTTAGCAATTATTGGGGGTGAAGTGCCTTCAGAGTTACAAGACGTACTGGAAATTATCCCCTACGCCCAAGACGAGTTGGCGTTGATTATACCACCAAACCATCCTTTTGCTGAACAGGAAACCATCGCTAAGGATGATTTATATAGTCTTAATTATATTACTTTAGACTCTCAATCCACTATTCGCAAGGTTTTAGATCAAGTTTTAAGCCGTTGTGAAATCAATACAGGAGAGTTAAAGGTGGAAATGGAGTTAAATTCGATCGAAGCCATCAAAAACGCTGTACAATCTGGTTTAGGTGCTTCTTTTGTGTCGGTGACTGCCATTGAAAAAGAGTTAAAAATGGGCATTATCCATCGAGCCCATATTGAAGGGGTAGAAATTCAGCGCACTTTATCAGTGATAGTTAATTCTAATCGTTATCGATCGAAAGCGGCGGAGGCATTTATTAAAGAAATATTACCTCAGTTTTCTAGTGAAAATTATATGTTATCTCTCGAACAATTATCAAAGAAAGACAAAACTTTTTTAGATAAATCTGTGGAAATTGTTAATGACGAGTAA
- a CDS encoding NnrU family protein — MAQFSPLSFPRWLTPSHFIMIGLLLIFAIAHSGLASLRVWGESKIGARLYRVLFALVSIPLATILVIYFFNHRYEGLMLWQVQDIQGVKATVWILSFISFIFLYPATFNLLEIAAITKPEVHLYETGIIRISRHPQMVGQVIWCIAHSIWLGTTFTLVTSFGLIAHHIFAVWHGDRRLTKRYGEAFVKVKERTSVIPMLAVLDGRQKLDIKEFLKPAYVGVIGFIFLFWWLHPWLMTATARVTI; from the coding sequence ATGGCACAATTTTCGCCCTTATCCTTCCCTCGTTGGTTGACTCCTAGCCATTTTATCATGATAGGTTTACTATTGATATTTGCCATCGCCCATAGTGGTTTAGCGAGTTTGAGAGTGTGGGGGGAGTCAAAAATCGGGGCGCGATTATATCGAGTTTTATTTGCCTTAGTCAGTATCCCCCTAGCAACAATTCTCGTTATCTATTTTTTCAATCATCGTTACGAAGGTTTAATGCTGTGGCAAGTGCAAGATATTCAGGGAGTAAAAGCCACTGTGTGGATATTATCTTTTATTTCCTTTATTTTTCTTTATCCTGCTACTTTCAACTTATTAGAAATTGCGGCAATTACGAAACCTGAAGTTCATCTTTACGAAACAGGTATCATTCGCATTTCTCGTCATCCTCAAATGGTAGGGCAAGTTATTTGGTGTATCGCTCATAGCATCTGGCTTGGTACAACTTTTACCCTAGTAACATCCTTTGGCTTAATAGCTCATCATATCTTTGCTGTGTGGCATGGCGATCGACGCTTAACAAAACGTTACGGTGAAGCCTTTGTTAAAGTGAAGGAAAGAACTTCTGTAATACCAATGTTGGCAGTATTAGACGGGCGACAAAAACTAGACATCAAAGAATTTTTAAAACCTGCTTATGTAGGAGTTATCGGCTTCATCTTCCTTTTTTGGTGGTTACATCCTTGGTTGATGACGGCAACGGCTAGGGTAACTATTTAA
- a CDS encoding thioredoxin family protein, translated as MISVTQTTFNQEVLQSSQPVLVNFWAPWCGLCLMLNPILNKIQSEWQEQLKIVSINADQNLSLANSYRLRNLPTLLLINRGEVIHRLEGFQSREDLYNSMNNIMLTLTPKSA; from the coding sequence ATGATTTCAGTCACTCAAACAACTTTTAATCAAGAAGTTTTACAATCATCACAACCAGTGTTGGTTAATTTTTGGGCTCCTTGGTGTGGTTTATGTTTAATGTTAAATCCCATTTTGAATAAAATACAATCAGAATGGCAAGAACAACTAAAAATAGTTAGTATTAATGCAGATCAAAATTTATCTTTAGCAAATAGTTATCGTTTACGAAATTTACCCACTTTATTATTAATTAATAGGGGAGAAGTAATCCATCGATTAGAGGGTTTTCAAAGTAGAGAAGACCTCTATAATAGCATGAATAATATTATGCTAACTTTAACTCCTAAATCAGCCTAA
- the coaD gene encoding pantetheine-phosphate adenylyltransferase → MIAIYPGSFDPITLGHIDLIKRSSILFEKVIVAVLKNPNKTPLFTVEKRVAQIKECTQNIHNIEVDSFSGLTVEYAKKKQAGVLLRGLRVMSDFEQELQMAHINKTLENNIETVFLATNTELSFVSSSVVKEIAKFGGSIEHLVTPNIAKDLSLSFSVKN, encoded by the coding sequence ATGATTGCTATTTATCCGGGTAGTTTTGATCCAATTACATTAGGACATATTGATCTGATTAAACGTAGTAGTATTTTATTTGAAAAAGTAATTGTTGCTGTGTTAAAAAATCCTAATAAAACTCCTCTTTTTACCGTAGAAAAAAGAGTTGCACAAATTAAAGAATGTACTCAAAATATTCATAATATAGAAGTGGATAGCTTTAGTGGTTTAACGGTAGAATATGCTAAGAAAAAACAAGCTGGAGTTTTATTGAGGGGTTTAAGGGTTATGTCTGATTTTGAACAAGAGTTACAAATGGCACATATTAATAAAACTTTAGAGAATAACATTGAAACTGTCTTTTTGGCTACCAATACGGAGTTGAGTTTTGTAAGTAGTAGTGTAGTCAAGGAAATTGCTAAATTCGGAGGCTCGATCGAACATCTTGTAACTCCCAATATTGCAAAAGATTTATCTTTAAGTTTTAGTGTGAAAAATTAG